The sequence CTTTTTAATAAGTTAATATCAGGAAAATCAGTTTTCAAAACTATCTTCATATAAGATAAGTATACTCCTTTTAATTTATTGAATTTACGAGTATAACATAGACTGTTAGCAAATTTTATTCAATAATAAGGGGTAGGTTTATCATGAATGTCTGCGATGTTTACGATATTCACTTAATATATTTGCAGCAACCTCCTCAATTGCCCTATTAGATACATCAATTACTCGCCAACGAGGATTTTGTTTAAAATATTCAATGCACCATTCGATTTCATTAGATACATAAACAGGATCAGCGTATTTTGCTTCAGGTTCCAAACCTAATTGACGTAAACGTGCCTCTCTGAGTTTTACAAGGTTTTCTACATTTATTATAAGCCCAAAAATTTTTCTCTGGTCTATTTCAAAAAGCTCTTTGGGCGTCTCCAGATCAGGATGCACAGGGATATTGGCTACCTTCCAACCCTGATTTGCAAGGTATGTTGATAATGGTGTCTTCCCTGTTCTTGAAAGACCTATGAGAACTATATCTGCATCTGTCAGTCCCTGAGGAAGTTTACCGTCATCATGTTTTACTGAGAAATTAATTGCTTCTATACGTCTGAAATAATCTTCATCGAGAATATATTGCCTGCCCGGTATCTCAAGAGGTTTTTCTTTAAGGAAAATTGAGAGCTGGATAATAAAGTTACCTATTACATCAATTGCCTTTATGCCGAGACGGTCAGCCTCTGCTATGAGATAATCTCTTAAATTGGGTTGAACTATGCTGAAAGCAACAAGTGCATTATCCTCTGATGCATGTTTTAGAATGCGCGAAATATAATGTTCATCTTTAACAAGAAAAAATGTTTTTATATTAACCCTCTCACGGTGGAATTGCGCAAGAGCAGCTCTGGCAATTTTGCTTATAGTTTCACCTGTGCCTTCTCCTACAAGATAAATATGCTTTTTTTTATAAATCCTTTTCTTAATTACTTCACTCTTCTTCATTTGAATTACCTTTTTTCACTTTCCATACATTTTTTATATTCCCAGATAAAAAATGTAGTGTTTTCATAACTAAATAATTTCCCGTTCAAATATTCAGAAGATAGAGGTTTAACTATCAGATCAGCAGGAATCTTTTGTGCAAGATTTATCATGTAAGGCACTAACTCTGTAGGAGCGCGCATTGAGTAAACAAGATCAACGTCTTTGTATAAAAAAAACATTGGCTCTGTCACATCATCGACAATGACTTTAATTCCTTTGTAATAATATGGCTTAATATCAGTTGCAAATACCTTTAAGCCTTTCTGGATTAGCTGGAAAGCAATATCAGGGAAACAGCCAATACCAATCTCTACAGCATTATGATACCTGTCTGCTATGTAATCCACCAGACCTTTTATTCTTCTATGTGTCTCCAAAAAAACACCTCATCCAGAGGAATTTTGGCTATCTTCGGTCTTGCAGCAATACCCAATGATTTCTCCATCTGAATCTTCTGTTCTATTACAGCGATATTCTTTCTTGAAGAAATAACCGTATCAGGGTTTACAGATATCGAAGTAGCACCACATCTTATCATAAATTCAAGATAGTCCGGATAAACACTTGGCGCCTGCCCGCAGATAGATGTTGTTACACCATATTTCTTGCATACTGTCATGGTGTATGCAATCGCTCTAAGGACACCGAGATTACGTTCGTCATAAATCTCCTGCACAGACGCATCGTTGCGGTCTACACCAAGTATAAGCATCGTCAGATCATTTGTTCCAAAACTCACACCATCTATTCTTTCTTTACAAAACTCTTCAATCATAAACACAGCACTCGGGACTTCCACCATAATCCAGAGCTGGAAATTCTTATCATTTAGATAATCCAGCCCTTCTTCACGCATAATTGCAACTGTCTTTCTAAAAATATCAACACTTCTTACAAAAGGCACCATAACCCATATATTGCTAAAACCCATTTTTTCTCTTGCCTGCCTTATAGCTCTTAATTCAAGCCTGAAAATATCATCTTCTTTTGAATATCTGTATTCTCCTCTATAACCTATCATAGGATTCGGACCAACATGACTTCTTTCATATTTTTCGCCTCCTGGCAATTCAAGAAATTCATCAGGTTTGAAATCAAGAAATCTATAAACTACTGGTTTTGGAAAAAATGCTTCAGCTACCTTACCTACTCCATTTGCGAATGTATCGATCATTTCTCTATCACCACCTTCTTCCAATAGGAGTCTCGGATGCTTTCCTATGCTTAGCATTAAATGCTCTGCTCTAAGAAGTCCTACACCGTCAGCATTCGTTTCAGAAGCTACTTTTTCAGCAATCTCAGGGATAGAGAGGTTAACATAAACCTTTGTTGCAGTAACTATTTGCTTTGCCATGTCTGTCAACATGATCGGTGTTTCTTTACCTTTTTCTTCTTCTCTTTTTTCACCTTTGTATATTAAACCTCTTTGGCCCTCAACAGTAATAATTTCCCCATTTTTTAATATCTTTGTTGCATTCCCTGTCCCAACAACACATGGCACACCGAGTTCGCGGCTAACTATAGCTGCATGGCATGTCTTTCCTCCAAGGTTTGTTATAATAGCTCCTGCTATTTTCATTGCAGGCACCCAGTCCGGAGTCGTCATTTCTGTTACTAAAATATTTCCCTTCTCAAATTGATTTATATCTTTCGCATTTAAAATGACCTGTACTTTTCCAGAAGCCTGACCAGGACTTACTCCTATACCTTTAATGATAATAGTCTCTTCCATAGCTATACCTCCTTCTTCTCTCTTTGATACCGCAGGTTTTTCAACCCCATGGATTGTTTCTGGTCTCGCCTGCAGTATATAAATCTTCTCATTTTCGTCAACTGCCCATTCAATATCCTGTGGTGTTATGTAATGTTTTTCAATATCTACCCCATATTTTGCAAGACGTATTATTGTTTTGTCACTAAGTGCAGGCTTTTCTTGTAATGCTTTATCAACATTTACCCAGAGTGTCCCACCTTTGTTATCAGATATAATCATTCGCTCTTTTTTTGCAATATTTTTCTCAAGAATCTTGAATGTGACTTTTTCAATAACATATTCGTCGGGTGTAATCTGACCGCTGACTATTGCTTCTCCCAATCCCCATGAGGCATTAATGATAATCCTGTCGTTTGCACCACTTACAGGTTCAATCGTGAACATAACGCCTGAGGCCTTTGAAAAAACCATCTCCTGAACAGCTATACTAATAAGCACATCTTTATGTGAAAAACCTTTTTCTTTTCTGTAGACAATTGCTCTTGGTGTAAATAAAGAACTCCAGCATCTTTTAATACTTTCTAATAAATCTTTCTTTGTTACATTTAAAAAGGTGTCCTGCTGACCTGCAAAGCTTGCCCCCGGGAGGTCCTCTGCTGTAGCTGAAGACCTGACAGCAACTGCCACATTTGTCTTACGGGTGCGTTTACATAGTTCTCTGTATGCCTGAAGGATGTCTTTTTGCATATCCTCTGGCATACGTAGACTTTCAATAAAAGCTCTGATTTTCTTTGAGCTGTTATGCAATGAGTCTATATCCTCAATGTTAATATCAGAAAGAATGGCTTGAAGTTTTTTATCAGCCGTTGTTTTTTCAAGAAATTTTTTATATGCATAAGCTGAAATAGCAAAACCATAAGGGACAGGAACACCAACTTTTCTGGTTAATTCTCCAAGATTTGCACACTTTCCTCCTACAATTGGTATATCATCTTTACCTAAATCCTCAAACCATATTACAGTATCACTCCTTTTCATTTATAAACGCCCTCCTTTTTTAAGAAGATTTACTTTCCTGTCTACCTTCTACTATTTTGTTTGCTACTTCCTCAATCGAGCTATGGGTTACATCAATAACCTGAATTCCTTTAATCCTATTGAATATTCTGTGACTGTATTCAAGTTCTCTTTTTATATGCGATATATCCAGATAATCAGTAGCACCTGCATATTTCAATCTTCTTTCTCTTATAAATGCTAATCTCTCGGGAGCTATTGTTAAGCCAACCTTCTGCATATTCATTGAAAAAACCTTATCAGGTGGGTTTATTCCTTCTATTATAGGTATATTTGCTACTTTCATATTATTATTGCATGACAGATATAGACTGGTTGGAGTTTTAGATGTTCTTGAAACGCCAATTATTAGAAGATCTGCCTCATCAATAGACTCAATATTCTGTCCATCATCATGTCTTAATGTAAAGTCAATAGATTCTGCAAGACGTATTGACTCTTCTCCTATTCTCCTTAAAAGTCCTGGATTAAAAGTTGGGATTATATTCCACATTTTTCCTAATCTATCCAGAAGCGGACCGAGTAAATCTATCATAAATATATTTATCTTTCTTTTTTCTTTTCTAATCCATGACCTGAGTTCCTGAGAGACAAGAGAGTAAATGATAATTCCCTGAACAGACTCTGCCTGCTCAAGTATTGCTTTTATCTGTTCTTTAGTTTTAATGTATGGAAATTTTTTAAATACTGGATCTATTTCTTTAAATTGCACAAGAACTGCACTTATTACCATTTCAGCAGTTAATCCGGTTGCATCTGAGACAATAAAAACATGTACTTTTTTCTTACGCTCTTTCATCGGTAGATATAATTTGTATATTTATAGTTTTATTCCATCCCATTTCTTAATCAGCTCATTGGTTCTTACAATATGCATACCGTGTTCTGAGAATCGCCTGAAAGCCTCTTCTGCTTTTTCTGTAAAATCTATTACATCAGGAATTACTACAGGAGAAGTACAATCTTCTAATAGATATATTTTCTCAGTAAGTTTTTTATCAGTTGCAAGGATATATTGCAATAGATCATCAATTGTCCATGCCAAACAATGACTTTTCGCTTGTCCTGCTATTATAACTGCGTCAAATTCTAAAAGTTTCTTGAATAGAAATTCACTTTTATTCCCTAATATTTCATTATCCGGTCCTTTAATTACTTCAGGACCTATCACAGAATAATGTTCTGTAAAAGGCTTATCTCCTTTAATATGGAAATCAGGTTGACTATATCTAACAATACTATGAAAGAAAACAGCTTCCTCAAAAGATGAAACAAGTGCATGACCTATTCCGCCAAGCATTCCGTGAAATGGCCATATAGTAAGATTATATTTACCACTTTCTTTAAGTGATTTAGTATAATGCAAGAGATGTCGCTGGCCGTATTCTGCGGTTATCTTAAGGCTATAACATAAATTAGGATTGAA comes from Nitrospirota bacterium and encodes:
- a CDS encoding kinase/pyrophosphorylase; the encoded protein is MKKSEVIKKRIYKKKHIYLVGEGTGETISKIARAALAQFHRERVNIKTFFLVKDEHYISRILKHASEDNALVAFSIVQPNLRDYLIAEADRLGIKAIDVIGNFIIQLSIFLKEKPLEIPGRQYILDEDYFRRIEAINFSVKHDDGKLPQGLTDADIVLIGLSRTGKTPLSTYLANQGWKVANIPVHPDLETPKELFEIDQRKIFGLIINVENLVKLREARLRQLGLEPEAKYADPVYVSNEIEWCIEYFKQNPRWRVIDVSNRAIEEVAANILSEYRKHRRHS
- the ppsA gene encoding phosphoenolpyruvate synthase, producing the protein MKRSDTVIWFEDLGKDDIPIVGGKCANLGELTRKVGVPVPYGFAISAYAYKKFLEKTTADKKLQAILSDINIEDIDSLHNSSKKIRAFIESLRMPEDMQKDILQAYRELCKRTRKTNVAVAVRSSATAEDLPGASFAGQQDTFLNVTKKDLLESIKRCWSSLFTPRAIVYRKEKGFSHKDVLISIAVQEMVFSKASGVMFTIEPVSGANDRIIINASWGLGEAIVSGQITPDEYVIEKVTFKILEKNIAKKERMIISDNKGGTLWVNVDKALQEKPALSDKTIIRLAKYGVDIEKHYITPQDIEWAVDENEKIYILQARPETIHGVEKPAVSKREEGGIAMEETIIIKGIGVSPGQASGKVQVILNAKDINQFEKGNILVTEMTTPDWVPAMKIAGAIITNLGGKTCHAAIVSRELGVPCVVGTGNATKILKNGEIITVEGQRGLIYKGEKREEEKGKETPIMLTDMAKQIVTATKVYVNLSIPEIAEKVASETNADGVGLLRAEHLMLSIGKHPRLLLEEGGDREMIDTFANGVGKVAEAFFPKPVVYRFLDFKPDEFLELPGGEKYERSHVGPNPMIGYRGEYRYSKEDDIFRLELRAIRQAREKMGFSNIWVMVPFVRSVDIFRKTVAIMREEGLDYLNDKNFQLWIMVEVPSAVFMIEEFCKERIDGVSFGTNDLTMLILGVDRNDASVQEIYDERNLGVLRAIAYTMTVCKKYGVTTSICGQAPSVYPDYLEFMIRCGATSISVNPDTVISSRKNIAVIEQKIQMEKSLGIAARPKIAKIPLDEVFFWRHIEE
- a CDS encoding kinase/pyrophosphorylase — protein: MKERKKKVHVFIVSDATGLTAEMVISAVLVQFKEIDPVFKKFPYIKTKEQIKAILEQAESVQGIIIYSLVSQELRSWIRKEKRKINIFMIDLLGPLLDRLGKMWNIIPTFNPGLLRRIGEESIRLAESIDFTLRHDDGQNIESIDEADLLIIGVSRTSKTPTSLYLSCNNNMKVANIPIIEGINPPDKVFSMNMQKVGLTIAPERLAFIRERRLKYAGATDYLDISHIKRELEYSHRIFNRIKGIQVIDVTHSSIEEVANKIVEGRQESKSS
- a CDS encoding isochorismatase, with product MSYDGKPIPPHFDPEKVSKIWKVPYQDLMFKAEDWAKKHNITPSLNDTYKICLIAVDVQNTFCIPGFELYVGGRSGTGAVDDNRRLCEFIYRNIDVITQICPTMDTHSVMQIFHSLYLINDRGEHPEPFTLISTDDVENGIWKFNPNLCYSLKITAEYGQRHLLHYTKSLKESGKYNLTIWPFHGMLGGIGHALVSSFEEAVFFHSIVRYSQPDFHIKGDKPFTEHYSVIGPEVIKGPDNEILGNKSEFLFKKLLEFDAVIIAGQAKSHCLAWTIDDLLQYILATDKKLTEKIYLLEDCTSPVVIPDVIDFTEKAEEAFRRFSEHGMHIVRTNELIKKWDGIKL